The Streptomyces sp. NBC_00162 genome window below encodes:
- the trpB gene encoding tryptophan synthase subunit beta, translating to MSSQFFIPDPEGHVPNAEGYFGDFGGKFIPEALVAAVDEVAVEYEKAKVDPAFAAELNDLMVNYTGRPSALTEVPRFAEHAGGARIFLKREDLNHTGSHKINNVLGQALLTKRMGKTRVIAETGAGQHGVATATACALFGLECTIYMGEIDTQRQALNVARMRMLGAEVISVKSGSRTLKDAINEAFRDWVANVDRTHYLFGTVAGPHPFPAMVRDFHRVIGVEARRQIIERAGRLPDAVAACVGGGSNAIGLFHAFIPDADVRLVGFEPAGHGVETGEHAATLTAGEPGILHGSRSYVLQDEEGQITEPYSISAGLDYPGIGPEHSYLKDTGRGEYRAVTDDAAMQALRLLSRTEGIIPAIESAHALAGALDLGKELGKDGLLVVNLSGRGDKDMDTAARYFGLYDAAEGETK from the coding sequence ATGTCCAGCCAATTCTTCATCCCGGACCCGGAGGGTCACGTCCCGAACGCCGAGGGTTACTTCGGCGACTTCGGCGGCAAGTTCATCCCGGAGGCGCTCGTCGCCGCCGTCGACGAGGTCGCGGTCGAGTACGAGAAGGCCAAGGTCGACCCGGCCTTCGCGGCCGAGCTCAACGACCTGATGGTCAACTACACCGGCCGCCCGAGCGCCCTCACCGAAGTGCCCCGGTTCGCCGAGCACGCCGGCGGGGCGCGGATCTTCCTCAAGCGCGAGGACCTCAACCACACCGGCTCACACAAGATCAACAACGTGCTGGGCCAGGCGCTGCTCACCAAGCGCATGGGCAAGACCCGGGTCATCGCCGAGACCGGCGCCGGCCAGCACGGCGTGGCCACCGCCACCGCCTGCGCGCTCTTCGGCCTCGAGTGCACCATCTACATGGGCGAGATCGACACCCAGCGCCAGGCCCTGAACGTGGCCCGGATGCGGATGCTGGGCGCCGAGGTCATCTCCGTGAAGTCCGGCTCCCGGACCCTGAAGGACGCCATCAACGAGGCGTTCCGCGACTGGGTCGCCAATGTGGACCGGACCCATTACCTCTTCGGCACGGTCGCCGGACCGCACCCCTTCCCGGCCATGGTCCGCGACTTCCACCGGGTCATCGGCGTCGAGGCCCGCCGCCAGATCATCGAGCGCGCCGGCCGGCTGCCCGACGCCGTCGCGGCCTGCGTCGGCGGCGGCTCCAACGCTATCGGCCTCTTCCACGCCTTCATCCCGGACGCCGACGTCCGCCTGGTCGGCTTCGAGCCCGCCGGGCACGGCGTCGAGACCGGCGAGCACGCGGCCACGCTGACCGCGGGCGAGCCGGGGATCCTGCACGGCTCCCGCAGCTACGTCCTCCAGGACGAGGAGGGCCAGATCACCGAGCCGTACTCCATCTCGGCCGGTCTGGACTACCCGGGCATCGGCCCGGAGCACTCGTACCTCAAGGACACGGGCCGCGGCGAGTACCGCGCGGTGACCGACGACGCCGCGATGCAGGCCCTGCGCCTGCTCTCCCGCACCGAGGGGATCATCCCGGCGATCGAGTCGGCGCACGCCCTCGCCGGCGCCCTCGACCTGGGCAAGGAGCTGGGCAAGGACGGCCTGCTGGTCGTCAACCTGTCCGGCCGCGGTGACAAGGACATGGACACGGCCGCCCGCTACTTCGGGCTGTACGACGCCGCCGAGGGGGAGACCAAGTGA
- the trpA gene encoding tryptophan synthase subunit alpha yields MSASEKTGRIQLLSDTLAKAKSEDRAALVAYLPAGFPTVDGAIEAVKAVIAGGADVVEVGLPHSDPVLDGAIIQTADDIALRGGVKIADVIRTVREAHEATGAPILVMTYWNPIDRYGVERFTAELAAAGGAGCILPDLPVQESALWREHAEKHGLATVFVVAPSSKDARLATITAAGSGFVYAASLMGVTGTRESVGNEAQALVRRTRATTELPVCVGLGVSNAVQAKEVAAFADGVIVGSAFVKLLLDAPDLPAGLAAVRSLAGELAEGVRRS; encoded by the coding sequence GTGAGTGCCAGCGAGAAGACCGGACGCATCCAGCTGCTGAGCGACACGCTCGCCAAGGCGAAGTCCGAGGACCGCGCCGCCCTCGTCGCCTACCTCCCGGCGGGCTTCCCGACCGTCGACGGCGCCATCGAGGCGGTCAAGGCCGTCATCGCGGGCGGCGCGGACGTGGTCGAGGTCGGCCTCCCGCACAGCGATCCGGTCCTGGACGGCGCGATCATCCAGACCGCCGACGACATCGCCCTGCGCGGCGGCGTCAAGATCGCCGACGTGATCCGGACCGTGCGCGAGGCGCACGAGGCGACCGGGGCCCCGATCCTGGTGATGACGTACTGGAACCCCATCGACCGCTACGGCGTCGAGCGGTTCACCGCCGAGCTCGCGGCGGCGGGCGGCGCCGGCTGCATCCTGCCCGACCTGCCGGTCCAGGAGTCCGCGCTGTGGCGCGAGCACGCGGAGAAGCACGGTCTGGCGACCGTCTTCGTCGTGGCCCCCAGCAGCAAGGACGCGCGCCTCGCCACCATCACGGCGGCCGGTTCCGGCTTCGTCTACGCGGCTTCCCTCATGGGAGTCACCGGTACGCGCGAGTCGGTCGGCAACGAGGCCCAGGCGCTGGTGCGGCGCACCCGCGCCACGACCGAGCTCCCGGTCTGTGTCGGGCTGGGCGTCTCCAACGCCGTCCAGGCCAAGGAGGTGGCGGCCTTCGCCGACGGGGTGATCGTCGGCTCGGCCTTCGTCAAGCTGCTGCTGGACGCGCCGGACCTGCCGGCCGGGCTGGCCGCCGTACGGTCGCTGGCGGGCGAGCTTGCGGAAGGCGTACGCAGGAGCTGA
- a CDS encoding DsbA family protein yields MSEKNDGANRDATKRSARERLQMERERQKARDKRRRTLVVSAAVVGVLGLAAVVGLIAANTGKDGGADKAGPVVAPSGATGKDALAIRTGKDEAKSTLTVWEDFRCPACKGFEDNYRATVHELEAKGLLKADYHLVTLIDGNMGGSGSLKGANAAACAQDAGKFAEYHDVLFQNQPQEVDDAYGKNAKLLELAGKVDGLDTPAFRSCVENGTHNSWVAKSHEAFRAGKFRGTPTVLLDGKDIFSDQANPLTPEKLKAQVEAAAGASSGSGSGAGASKSAGKASPSASADTASGTTPGATPGVKATRPASSGGGSTAPSKTSANSGSDRSAEN; encoded by the coding sequence GTGAGCGAGAAGAACGACGGTGCGAACCGCGATGCGACGAAACGATCGGCCCGGGAGCGGCTCCAGATGGAGCGCGAGCGGCAGAAGGCCCGGGACAAGCGTCGGCGGACGCTCGTCGTATCGGCGGCGGTGGTCGGCGTGCTCGGCCTGGCCGCCGTCGTCGGCCTGATCGCGGCCAACACCGGAAAGGACGGCGGCGCCGACAAGGCGGGCCCGGTGGTCGCCCCCTCCGGAGCCACCGGCAAGGACGCGCTGGCCATCCGGACGGGCAAGGACGAGGCCAAGTCCACCCTGACCGTGTGGGAGGACTTCCGCTGCCCCGCCTGCAAGGGCTTCGAGGACAACTACCGGGCCACCGTCCACGAACTCGAGGCCAAGGGGCTGCTCAAGGCCGACTACCACCTGGTCACGCTCATCGACGGAAACATGGGCGGCAGCGGCTCGCTGAAGGGCGCGAACGCGGCGGCCTGCGCGCAGGACGCCGGCAAGTTCGCGGAGTACCACGACGTCCTCTTCCAGAACCAGCCGCAGGAGGTCGACGACGCCTACGGCAAGAACGCGAAGCTGCTGGAGCTGGCCGGCAAGGTGGACGGGCTGGACACCCCCGCCTTCCGCTCGTGCGTCGAGAACGGCACGCACAACAGCTGGGTGGCCAAATCGCACGAGGCCTTCCGCGCCGGAAAGTTCCGGGGCACGCCGACCGTGCTGCTGGACGGCAAGGACATCTTCTCTGACCAGGCCAATCCGCTGACCCCGGAGAAGCTCAAGGCGCAGGTGGAAGCCGCGGCCGGGGCATCGAGCGGCAGTGGCAGCGGGGCCGGGGCCTCGAAGTCGGCGGGGAAGGCCTCGCCGTCCGCGTCCGCAGACACGGCTTCCGGGACCACTCCCGGTGCGACTCCCGGTGTGAAGGCCACGCGGCCGGCGTCCTCGGGCGGAGGGTCGACGGCGCCGTCGAAGACGTCCGCGAACAGCGGATCGGACCGTTCCGCGGAGAACTGA
- the lgt gene encoding prolipoprotein diacylglyceryl transferase: MDIAYIPSPSTGVIHLGPIPLRGYAFCIIIGVFVAVWLGNKRWIARGGKPGTVADIAVWAVPFGLVGGRLYHVITDYQLYFGEGRNWVDAFKIWEGGLGIWGAIALGAVGAWIGCRLRGIPLPAWADALAPGIALAQACGRWGNWFNQELYGRATDLPWAVEISAGPNRDAGTYHPTFLYESLWCIGVAVLVIWADRRFKLGHGRAFALYVAAYCVGRGWIEYMRVDEAHHILGLRLNVWTSIVVFVLAVVYLVLSAKLRPGREDVVEPDRPADAKDADPKDAKAAKADEPKDAEAGAAAAEPEDAPKADLSKAEPAGAEAPGAEKH, from the coding sequence ATGGACATTGCTTACATCCCCAGTCCGTCGACCGGCGTGATCCATCTCGGACCGATCCCGCTCCGCGGCTACGCGTTCTGCATCATCATCGGCGTCTTCGTCGCTGTCTGGCTCGGCAATAAGCGGTGGATCGCGCGCGGCGGAAAGCCGGGCACGGTCGCTGACATCGCCGTGTGGGCGGTGCCGTTCGGCCTTGTCGGCGGTCGCCTCTACCACGTGATCACCGACTACCAGCTCTACTTCGGCGAGGGCCGCAACTGGGTCGACGCCTTCAAGATCTGGGAGGGCGGCCTCGGCATCTGGGGGGCGATCGCGCTCGGCGCGGTGGGCGCCTGGATCGGCTGCCGACTGCGCGGCATCCCGCTGCCGGCCTGGGCGGACGCCCTCGCCCCGGGCATCGCGCTGGCCCAGGCCTGCGGCCGCTGGGGCAACTGGTTCAACCAGGAGCTGTACGGCAGGGCCACCGACCTGCCCTGGGCGGTGGAGATCAGCGCCGGCCCGAACCGGGACGCCGGCACCTACCACCCGACCTTCCTGTACGAGTCGCTGTGGTGCATCGGCGTCGCGGTGCTGGTGATCTGGGCCGACCGCCGCTTCAAGCTCGGCCACGGCCGGGCCTTCGCCCTGTACGTGGCCGCGTACTGCGTGGGCCGCGGCTGGATCGAGTACATGCGGGTCGACGAGGCGCACCACATCCTGGGCCTGCGGCTGAACGTCTGGACCTCGATCGTGGTCTTCGTACTGGCCGTCGTCTACCTCGTGCTGTCGGCGAAGCTGCGCCCGGGCCGCGAAGATGTCGTGGAACCGGATCGCCCGGCCGACGCCAAGGACGCCGATCCCAAGGACGCCAAGGCTGCCAAGGCCGACGAGCCCAAGGACGCCGAGGCCGGCGCTGCGGCGGCGGAGCCGGAGGACGCCCCCAAGGCAGACCTCTCCAAGGCCGAACCGGCCGGGGCCGAGGCCCCGGGGGCCGAGAAGCACTGA
- a CDS encoding HpcH/HpaI aldolase/citrate lyase family protein, with protein MILTWLYAPGDRPAVVAKAIGCGADAVIVDLEDAVPVSRKEYARAATAELLRERPPLPVHVRVNALDSPWGGADLTALGGLHGLAGLRLPKISAPQQVVAAADRTGGVGLHALLESALGVERAYEIARAHPALRGLSLGEADLRADLAVSAEPGLDWCRSRVVVAARAAGLAPPSQSVFPDIRDLEALAVSCARGRSLGFLGRAAIHPRQLPVIERAYLPAPEEVYAAQEVLSAARATPGALALPDGRFVDPAVVAAAHRTLALSRRAATR; from the coding sequence GTGATCCTGACCTGGCTGTACGCGCCGGGCGACCGCCCGGCGGTGGTGGCCAAGGCCATCGGCTGCGGGGCCGACGCGGTCATCGTGGATCTGGAGGACGCGGTACCGGTCTCCCGCAAGGAGTACGCCCGCGCCGCCACCGCCGAGCTCCTGCGTGAGCGGCCTCCGCTCCCCGTCCACGTCCGCGTCAACGCGCTCGACTCCCCCTGGGGCGGCGCCGACCTGACCGCCCTCGGCGGGCTGCACGGCCTCGCCGGGCTGCGGCTGCCCAAGATCAGCGCCCCCCAGCAGGTCGTCGCCGCCGCCGACCGCACCGGCGGGGTCGGGCTGCACGCCCTGCTCGAATCGGCGCTGGGCGTGGAGCGTGCGTACGAGATCGCCCGCGCGCACCCCGCGCTGCGCGGGCTCTCCCTGGGCGAGGCGGATCTGCGGGCCGACCTGGCCGTCAGCGCGGAGCCGGGCCTGGACTGGTGCCGCTCACGGGTGGTGGTCGCGGCCCGCGCGGCCGGGCTGGCGCCCCCGTCCCAGTCGGTGTTCCCCGACATCCGGGACCTGGAGGCGCTGGCCGTCTCCTGTGCGCGCGGCCGCTCGCTCGGTTTCCTCGGCAGGGCGGCGATCCACCCCCGGCAGCTGCCGGTGATCGAGCGGGCCTACCTCCCCGCGCCCGAGGAGGTGTACGCGGCCCAGGAGGTCCTGAGCGCGGCCCGGGCCACCCCGGGCGCGCTGGCCCTGCCCGACGGGCGTTTCGTGGACCCGGCGGTGGTGGCGGCGGCGCACCGCACCCTGGCCCTGTCGCGGCGGGCGGCTACCCGCTGA
- a CDS encoding CaiB/BaiF CoA transferase family protein, which yields MTTTGPLEGLRVLDLATLFAGPLAATLLGDFGAEVVKVEHPGRPDPSRGHGPAKDGIGLWWKLLGRNKRTITLDLSTKGGRDTLLRLAATADVVIENFRPGTLEKWGLGWPELSAANPRLVLTRVTAFGQQGPYAHRPGFGTLAEAMSGFAAITGEPDGPPTLPPFGLADSIAALTTAYAVMTALAGRDRTGHGQVVDLAIIEPILTVLGPHPLWYDQLGYVQPRTGNRSTNNAPRNTYRSADGRWLAVSASAQSIAERVLHLVGRPELIAEPWFATGSGRAAHAHVLDEAVGGWIARHKAEEVVAAFEEAQAAVAQVYDIRDVMADPQYAALDTVTEIEDPELGPLRMQNILFRLSETPGGIRWAGRPHGADTDEVLTELGLTEAEISALRTEGAL from the coding sequence GTGACGACCACCGGGCCGCTGGAAGGGCTCCGCGTCCTCGACCTCGCCACCCTCTTCGCCGGACCGCTGGCCGCCACCCTGCTCGGCGACTTCGGCGCCGAGGTCGTCAAGGTCGAACACCCCGGCCGCCCCGACCCCTCCCGCGGCCACGGCCCCGCCAAGGACGGCATCGGCCTGTGGTGGAAGCTGCTCGGCCGGAACAAGCGGACGATCACCCTCGACCTGTCCACCAAGGGCGGCCGGGACACCCTGCTGCGCCTCGCCGCCACCGCCGACGTGGTCATCGAGAACTTCCGCCCCGGCACCCTGGAGAAATGGGGCCTGGGCTGGCCCGAGCTGTCCGCCGCCAATCCGCGCCTGGTCCTGACCCGCGTCACGGCCTTCGGACAGCAGGGCCCGTACGCCCACCGCCCCGGCTTCGGCACCCTCGCCGAGGCGATGAGCGGCTTCGCCGCGATCACCGGGGAGCCGGACGGGCCGCCGACCCTGCCGCCCTTCGGGCTCGCGGACTCGATCGCCGCCCTGACCACCGCGTACGCGGTGATGACCGCCCTCGCGGGCCGCGACCGCACGGGCCACGGCCAGGTCGTGGACCTGGCCATCATCGAACCGATCCTCACCGTGCTCGGCCCGCACCCGCTCTGGTACGACCAGCTGGGCTACGTCCAGCCGCGCACCGGAAACCGCTCCACCAACAACGCCCCCCGCAACACCTACCGCAGCGCGGACGGCCGCTGGCTGGCGGTCTCCGCCTCCGCCCAGTCCATCGCCGAGCGCGTCCTGCACCTGGTCGGGCGGCCCGAGCTGATCGCCGAGCCCTGGTTCGCCACCGGTTCCGGGCGGGCGGCCCACGCGCACGTCCTGGACGAGGCGGTCGGCGGCTGGATCGCCCGCCACAAGGCCGAGGAGGTCGTCGCCGCCTTCGAGGAGGCGCAGGCGGCCGTCGCCCAGGTCTACGACATCCGGGACGTGATGGCCGACCCGCAGTACGCGGCCCTCGACACGGTCACCGAGATCGAGGACCCGGAGCTCGGGCCGCTCCGGATGCAGAACATCCTCTTCCGGCTCTCCGAGACCCCCGGCGGGATCCGCTGGGCCGGCCGCCCGCACGGCGCGGACACCGACGAGGTCCTGACCGAGCTGGGCCTGACCGAGGCCGAGATCAGCGCTCTGCGGACCGAGGGAGCCCTGTGA
- the rbsK gene encoding ribokinase produces MTAIAVLGSTNMDLVAYVPKAPRLGETVTGRAFRTVPGGKGANQAVAAARSGAQVVMIGAVGADEFGVRLRSALTADGIDTAALRTVEGASGTAHITVDDEGGNSIIVIPGANARVTGLEAGDETRITAADALLLQLELPLEAVLAGALAARAHGVRTVLTPAPAQPLPAGLLAATDLLVPNEHEAAALTGLTDPGQCAAALLDAVPEVVITLGAAGVLYAARGREPLSVPAPRVRAVDTTAAGDTFVGALAVALGEGRAVPEALRWASAAAALSVQRHGAQDSMPTRAETDAFAAARPGAAS; encoded by the coding sequence ATGACGGCCATCGCCGTGCTCGGCAGTACGAACATGGACCTCGTCGCCTACGTCCCCAAGGCCCCCCGCCTCGGGGAGACCGTCACCGGCCGCGCCTTCCGCACCGTCCCCGGCGGCAAGGGCGCCAACCAGGCCGTGGCCGCCGCCCGCAGCGGCGCTCAGGTGGTGATGATCGGCGCGGTCGGGGCCGACGAGTTCGGCGTACGGCTGCGCTCCGCGCTCACCGCCGACGGGATCGACACCGCGGCCCTGCGCACCGTCGAGGGCGCCAGCGGCACCGCCCACATCACGGTGGACGACGAGGGCGGCAACAGCATCATCGTCATCCCCGGCGCCAACGCCCGCGTCACCGGCCTGGAGGCGGGCGACGAGACCCGGATCACCGCCGCCGACGCCCTGCTCCTCCAGCTCGAACTCCCCCTGGAGGCCGTCCTCGCCGGCGCCCTGGCCGCCCGCGCGCACGGCGTCCGTACGGTGCTCACGCCCGCTCCGGCCCAGCCGCTGCCCGCCGGACTCCTCGCCGCCACCGACCTGCTGGTCCCCAACGAGCACGAGGCCGCCGCCCTCACCGGGCTCACCGACCCGGGCCAGTGCGCGGCCGCCCTGCTGGACGCCGTACCCGAGGTGGTGATCACCCTCGGCGCGGCCGGGGTCCTGTACGCCGCCCGCGGCCGGGAACCCCTCTCCGTGCCCGCGCCCCGGGTCCGGGCCGTGGACACCACCGCCGCCGGGGACACCTTCGTCGGCGCCCTCGCCGTGGCCCTCGGCGAGGGCCGCGCCGTGCCCGAGGCGCTGCGCTGGGCCTCGGCGGCGGCCGCGCTCTCCGTACAGCGGCACGGCGCCCAGGACTCGATGCCCACCCGCGCCGAGACCGACGCCTTCGCCGCGGCGCGGCCCGGAGCCGCCTCGTGA
- a CDS encoding ADP-ribosylglycohydrolase family protein, which produces MTPPCPAPDPVRLTWAQPEDLIGHELRQAAEDGRDPEALRRVWLAAGGHPAPDRAGASPAPAPPELRSLACGLLDELAGLPSSRAAAEPQSWEAVRATWPAPEGPDPAGPDPAGADPRLCARLEAAWVGRAVGCLLGKPVEKLPLAGIRALARATGNWPLNDWFSARGVPPELLAAYPWNRRSAPTSLAENIDGMPEDDDLNYPLLGLLLLQRHGKDFTTADVARLWLDELPAGRTFTAERVAYRNLLLGLEPPATATHHNPFREWIGALIRADVHGWTNPGDPAAAAAQAYRDAALTHTGNGVYAALFIAAATATAATGRADVHTALRAGLAVVPPRSRLAEAVRTGIRAARGEPDFDRVVDRLHARYGHYHWVHAVPNTALIAAALTHADGDFTRSVCRAVSGGWDTDSNGATAGALCALVTGEVPDRWAAPLKNRLATTVAGFDGIGFDTLAQLTHRLTHRFTTQEAARS; this is translated from the coding sequence GTGACCCCGCCCTGCCCTGCCCCCGACCCCGTACGGCTCACCTGGGCCCAGCCCGAGGACCTCATCGGGCACGAGCTCCGGCAGGCGGCCGAGGACGGGCGGGACCCCGAGGCCCTGCGCCGGGTCTGGCTGGCCGCGGGCGGCCACCCGGCCCCCGACCGGGCCGGGGCCTCCCCCGCCCCCGCACCACCCGAGCTCCGCTCCCTGGCCTGCGGCCTCCTGGACGAGCTCGCCGGCCTCCCGTCCTCGCGGGCCGCTGCCGAACCGCAGTCCTGGGAGGCCGTCCGCGCCACCTGGCCCGCGCCCGAGGGCCCGGACCCCGCAGGCCCGGACCCCGCAGGCGCGGACCCCCGCCTGTGCGCCCGGCTGGAAGCCGCCTGGGTCGGCCGGGCCGTCGGCTGCCTGCTCGGCAAGCCCGTCGAGAAGCTGCCGCTCGCCGGGATCCGGGCTCTGGCCCGGGCCACCGGGAACTGGCCGCTGAACGACTGGTTCAGCGCACGCGGCGTCCCGCCGGAACTGCTGGCCGCGTACCCCTGGAACCGGCGCTCCGCCCCCACCTCCCTCGCCGAGAACATCGACGGCATGCCCGAGGACGACGACCTCAACTACCCGCTCCTCGGCCTGCTCCTGCTCCAGCGGCACGGCAAGGACTTCACCACCGCCGACGTCGCCCGGCTCTGGCTCGACGAACTGCCCGCCGGGCGGACCTTCACCGCCGAGCGCGTCGCCTACCGCAACCTCCTGCTCGGGCTGGAGCCGCCCGCCACCGCCACCCACCACAACCCCTTCCGCGAATGGATCGGCGCCCTCATCCGCGCCGACGTCCACGGCTGGACCAACCCCGGCGACCCGGCCGCCGCCGCGGCCCAGGCCTACCGCGACGCCGCCCTGACCCACACCGGCAACGGGGTCTACGCCGCCCTCTTCATCGCCGCCGCCACCGCCACCGCCGCCACCGGCCGGGCCGACGTGCACACCGCGCTGCGGGCCGGGCTGGCCGTCGTACCTCCCCGCTCCCGCCTCGCCGAGGCCGTCCGTACCGGGATCCGGGCCGCCCGCGGGGAACCCGACTTCGACCGTGTCGTCGACCGCCTGCACGCCCGGTACGGCCACTACCACTGGGTGCACGCCGTCCCCAACACCGCCCTGATCGCCGCCGCCCTCACCCACGCCGACGGCGACTTCACCCGCTCCGTGTGCCGTGCGGTGTCCGGCGGCTGGGACACCGACTCCAACGGCGCCACCGCGGGCGCCCTCTGCGCGTTGGTCACCGGAGAGGTACCGGACCGCTGGGCCGCGCCCCTCAAGAACCGCCTCGCCACCACCGTGGCCGGCTTCGACGGCATCGGCTTCGACACCCTCGCCCAGCTCACCCACCGGCTCACCCACCGGTTCACCACACAGGAGGCAGCACGCTCATGA
- a CDS encoding ADP-ribosylglycohydrolase family protein: MTLTLEDRAAGALVGAAVGDALGGPVEGWSPDQIVERHGGRVHGIVGPWYEDWRTARPIAPYHKGDGHVTDDTLMTHALVRVYETVRDHLDAYAVAEHLVPDLMTNPRWIPELEAEALPLQRIFLAEKWIVTRLHYAHADPREAGSGNIVNCGAAMYMAPVGIVNAGNPAGAYAEAVDLAGAHQSSYGREAAGVFAAAVAAACLPGATAASVVETALALAKDGTRSAIAAVREVASAHRDFESALGPLRAAVAPYDSVGPDYRDPSLGARRPSRLHSIEELPIALGMLLIADGAYESSVLGAVNYGRDCDSTATMAGAIAGALGGEAVIPEAWSKQVAEASRLDLHAPAGALAAVAREVFALDRSRRRAHESAFTTISTPR; the protein is encoded by the coding sequence ATGACGCTCACGTTGGAGGACCGGGCCGCAGGCGCTCTCGTCGGGGCCGCCGTCGGCGACGCGCTCGGCGGGCCGGTGGAGGGCTGGAGCCCCGACCAGATCGTGGAACGGCACGGCGGCCGGGTGCACGGCATCGTCGGCCCCTGGTACGAGGACTGGCGCACGGCCCGCCCGATCGCCCCGTACCACAAGGGAGATGGGCACGTCACCGACGACACCCTCATGACGCACGCCCTGGTACGGGTCTACGAGACGGTACGGGACCACCTCGACGCCTACGCCGTCGCCGAGCACCTGGTCCCGGACCTGATGACCAACCCGCGCTGGATCCCGGAGCTGGAGGCCGAGGCCCTCCCGCTCCAGCGGATCTTCCTCGCCGAGAAGTGGATCGTGACCCGGCTGCACTACGCGCACGCCGACCCCCGCGAGGCCGGCAGCGGCAACATCGTCAACTGCGGTGCGGCGATGTACATGGCGCCGGTGGGCATCGTCAACGCGGGCAATCCGGCGGGCGCGTACGCGGAGGCCGTGGACCTCGCCGGGGCGCACCAGTCCTCGTACGGGCGGGAGGCGGCGGGCGTGTTCGCGGCGGCGGTGGCGGCCGCGTGCCTGCCGGGGGCGACGGCCGCCTCGGTGGTGGAGACCGCCCTCGCCCTGGCCAAGGACGGCACCCGGTCCGCCATCGCCGCCGTCCGCGAAGTGGCCAGCGCCCACCGGGACTTCGAGTCGGCGCTGGGCCCGCTCCGGGCGGCGGTCGCCCCGTACGACTCGGTCGGCCCGGACTACCGCGACCCGTCGCTGGGCGCCCGCCGACCGTCCCGGCTCCACTCCATCGAGGAACTCCCGATCGCGCTCGGGATGCTGCTGATCGCGGACGGAGCGTACGAGAGCTCCGTGCTCGGCGCGGTCAACTACGGCCGGGACTGCGACTCCACCGCCACCATGGCCGGGGCGATCGCCGGGGCCCTGGGCGGCGAGGCCGTGATCCCGGAAGCCTGGTCCAAGCAGGTCGCCGAGGCCAGCCGCCTCGACCTGCACGCCCCAGCCGGGGCGCTGGCCGCCGTCGCCCGCGAGGTCTTCGCCCTGGACCGCTCCCGCCGCCGCGCCCACGAGTCGGCCTTCACCACGATCTCGACCCCGCGGTGA